A window of Cellulomonas wangleii genomic DNA:
CGCACCCGTGCGGGGCAGCGGCTCGCGCTTCTCGCTGCGCACCGGGCCGCTGCTCGACCCCGACGAGCCGCGCTCACCCCACGAGGACGCGCCGCGCGACCCGCCGCCGGAGCCGAAGCCCGAGCCCCACCCGCCGCGCAGCCGCGACGTCGAGGACTCCCGGCGCCGCCAGTCGACGAGGTCCTCGGGGATGTCGTCGAGGAACCGGCTGGGCGGGAACTCGTTGGGCACGCCCCACGCGGTGCGCACCGCGGCGCGCGACACGTACAGCCGCTGCCGGGCACGCGTCAGCCCGACGTACGCCAGGCGCCGCTCCTCCGCGAGCTGGTCCGGGTCGGCCAGCGACCGCATGTGCGGGAACGTGCCGTCCTCCATGCCGGTGAGGAAGACGACGGGGAACTCGAGGCCCTTGGCGGTGTGCAGCGTCATGAGCGTCACCACGCCGGCGTCGCGCGCGGCTGCGGCGGTGGCCTCGTCGTCGACGCCGTCCGGCACGGGGATCTGGTCGGAGTCCGCCACGAGGGACACGCGCTCGAGGAAGTCCGTGAGGTCGCCCTCGGGGTCGGACTCCTCGAACTCCGCGGCCACGGCGTGCAGCTCCGCGAGGTTGTCGACGCGCGAGCCGTCCTGCGGGTCATCGCTGCCGCGCAGGGTCGTCAGGTAGCCGCTGCGGTCGAGCGCGGCCCCCAGCACCTGCGCGGGGCCGGCGCCGGACGCGGCGAGGTCGCGCAGCTCGTCGAGCATCGCGGCGAACGCGCGCAGCCCGGTCAGGGCGCGGGTGCCCAGGCCCGGCACCTCGTCGAGTCGTGCCAGCGCAGCACCGAACGAGATGCGCTCCCGCTCGGCGAACGCCGCGACCATCGCCTCCGAGCGCTCCCCCAGCCCACGCTTGGGCTCGTTGAGGATGCGGCGGGTGCTGACGTCGTCGTCGGGGTTGGCCACGGCGCGCAGGTAGGCGATCGCGTCCTTGATCTCCTTGCGCTCGTAGAAGCGCGTGCCGCCGACGACCTTGTACGGCAGGCCGACGCGGACCAGCACCTCCTCGAGGGCACGCGACTGCGCGTTCGCCCGGTAGAAGATCGCCACGTCGCCGGGGCGCACACCCTCGGTGTCGCCCAAGCGGTCGATCTCCTCGGCGACGAACCGCGCCTCCTCGTGCTCAGTGTCCGCGACGTACGCGACGATCTGCGGCCCGGCGCCCGAGTCGGTCCACAGGCGCTTGGCCTGCCGGCCGGAGTTCTTGCTGATGACCGCGTTGGCGGCCGACAGGATCGTCTGCGTCGAGCGGTAGTTCTGCTCGAGCAGGATCGTCGTGGCGTCCGGGTAGTCCTCCTCGAACTCCATGATGTTGCGGATCGAGGCGCCGCGGAACGCGTAGATCGACTGGTCCGCGTCGCCGACGACCGTCAGCTCGCCGCGCTCGACGCCGCCCTCGGCCGGCGCGCCCACGCCCGCGAGCTCGCGCACCAGGACGTACTGCGCGTGGTTGGTGTCCTGGTACTCGTCGACCAGGATGTGCCGGAACCGGCGCCGGTAGTGCTCGGCCACCTGCGGGAACGCCTGCAGCAGGTGCACGGTGCGCATGATGAGGTCGTCGAAGTCCAGGGCGTTGGCCTGCTGCAGCCGCTGCTGGTACCGCGTGTAGACCTGCGCGAGGACGGTGTCGAACTCGTCCGCGCGGCCACCGCCGTTGCTCGCGGCGAACGCGTCGGGGTCGACCAGCTCGTCCTTGAGCGCGGAGATCTTGTGGCCCAGCGCCTTCGCCGGGTACCTCTTCGGGTCGAGCTCCAGCTCACGTGCCACGAGCGTGAGCAGGCGCTGGGAGTCGGCCTGGTCGTAGATCGAGAAGCTCGTACGCAGCCCCAGCGTCGCGGCCTCGCGACGCAGGATCCGCACGCACGCCGAGTGGAACGTCGAGACCCACATGCGCTGCGCGGACGGCCCGACCAGGTGCTCGACGCGCTCGCGCATCTCGGCCGCGGCCTTGTTGGTGAAGGTGATCGCGAGGATCTCCCCCGCCCGCGCCCGGTGGGTCGCGAGCAGGTGCGCGATGCGGTGCGTGAGCACGCGCGTCTTGCCCGAGCCGGCGCCG
This region includes:
- the pcrA gene encoding DNA helicase PcrA, with product MTSLFESLALPVPGAPAARAAVARSHAGESSGLPLVVPPRDDERDPAAEDDRARLNAAARHDAAVDEQRAAALLDGLNPQQRAAVLHAGGPLLIVAGAGSGKTRVLTHRIAHLLATHRARAGEILAITFTNKAAAEMRERVEHLVGPSAQRMWVSTFHSACVRILRREAATLGLRTSFSIYDQADSQRLLTLVARELELDPKRYPAKALGHKISALKDELVDPDAFAASNGGGRADEFDTVLAQVYTRYQQRLQQANALDFDDLIMRTVHLLQAFPQVAEHYRRRFRHILVDEYQDTNHAQYVLVRELAGVGAPAEGGVERGELTVVGDADQSIYAFRGASIRNIMEFEEDYPDATTILLEQNYRSTQTILSAANAVISKNSGRQAKRLWTDSGAGPQIVAYVADTEHEEARFVAEEIDRLGDTEGVRPGDVAIFYRANAQSRALEEVLVRVGLPYKVVGGTRFYERKEIKDAIAYLRAVANPDDDVSTRRILNEPKRGLGERSEAMVAAFAERERISFGAALARLDEVPGLGTRALTGLRAFAAMLDELRDLAASGAGPAQVLGAALDRSGYLTTLRGSDDPQDGSRVDNLAELHAVAAEFEESDPEGDLTDFLERVSLVADSDQIPVPDGVDDEATAAAARDAGVVTLMTLHTAKGLEFPVVFLTGMEDGTFPHMRSLADPDQLAEERRLAYVGLTRARQRLYVSRAAVRTAWGVPNEFPPSRFLDDIPEDLVDWRRRESSTSRLRGGWGSGFGSGGGSRGASSWGERGSSGSSSGPVRSEKREPLPRTGASFGSATPRASVPDLAVGDKVTHDSYGLGTVVALEGAGQNAVAKIDFGSNGEKRLLLRYSPVTKL